From a single Methylosinus sp. H3A genomic region:
- a CDS encoding DUF1190 domain-containing protein — MSSASVEPGRLSGRARRILYVSCICAAISPLLLVAPRARAASSFLFDSPKACAASGRFSRQSCANAFANSLVELRERIPNFPTRWKCQLKYRLCEKDSGAEEAYRPSLLGVEIVTRGGEPVVTPILAIETPPRAFAAQPISRLVERDFSAGFAPILPAGRFQAKGKGPEDAPDNSFDTTVDVDEPPLREEAASATRESSAARRQRLRAAPFVQ; from the coding sequence ATGTCGTCGGCGTCGGTCGAGCCGGGGCGCCTGTCTGGGAGAGCCCGGCGCATACTTTATGTCTCATGTATTTGCGCGGCGATCTCGCCGTTGCTGCTCGTCGCGCCTCGTGCAAGGGCCGCATCGTCATTCCTGTTCGACTCGCCGAAGGCTTGCGCCGCTTCGGGACGCTTCTCGCGGCAAAGTTGCGCGAATGCTTTCGCCAATTCGCTCGTCGAATTGCGCGAGCGCATTCCGAATTTCCCTACACGATGGAAATGTCAGTTGAAATACCGGCTCTGCGAGAAGGACTCCGGCGCCGAGGAGGCCTATCGGCCGTCATTGCTCGGCGTCGAGATCGTGACCCGCGGCGGCGAGCCCGTCGTGACGCCAATTCTCGCGATCGAGACGCCGCCCCGCGCCTTCGCGGCGCAGCCGATCTCGCGATTGGTCGAGCGGGATTTCTCCGCGGGCTTCGCGCCGATCCTGCCGGCGGGGCGTTTCCAGGCGAAAGGGAAGGGCCCGGAGGACGCGCCGGACAATTCCTTCGACACGACGGTCGATGTCGACGAGCCGCCGCTTCGCGAGGAGGCGGCGTCGGCGACGCGCGAGTCTTCGGCCGCGCGGCGTCAGCGCCTGCGCGCGGCGCCTTTCGTCCAATGA
- the minD gene encoding septum site-determining protein MinD has product MPKILVVTSGKGGVGKTTSTAALGAALAQSNQKVAVVDFDVGLRNLDLVMGAERRVVYDLINVAQGDAKLHQALIRDKRLDNLYLLPASQTRDKDALTEEGVRRVIDELRERFDWIVCDSPAGIERGATLAMRFADVAVVVANPEVSSVRDSDRIIGLLDAKTEIAEKGGRMEKHLLLTRYDAGRAARGEMLNVDDVLEILSIPLLGIIPESDDVLRASNVGTPVTLHSGTSAPSRAYADAARRLCGAEVPMDIPSDKKGLLVRLFGRRAA; this is encoded by the coding sequence ATGCCCAAGATATTGGTCGTCACTTCCGGCAAAGGTGGGGTCGGCAAGACGACGTCGACCGCCGCGCTCGGCGCAGCGCTCGCTCAGTCGAATCAAAAGGTCGCCGTCGTGGACTTCGACGTCGGCCTGCGCAATCTCGATCTCGTCATGGGGGCCGAGCGGCGGGTCGTGTACGATCTCATCAATGTCGCGCAGGGCGACGCCAAGCTCCATCAGGCGCTCATTCGCGACAAGCGGCTCGACAATCTCTATCTTCTCCCGGCTTCCCAGACCAGGGACAAAGACGCTCTGACGGAAGAGGGTGTGCGCCGCGTCATCGACGAATTGCGCGAGCGTTTCGACTGGATCGTCTGCGACAGCCCTGCTGGAATAGAGCGCGGCGCGACGCTCGCCATGCGCTTCGCCGACGTGGCCGTCGTCGTCGCCAATCCTGAAGTCTCATCGGTGCGCGATTCCGACCGCATCATCGGTCTCCTCGACGCCAAGACCGAGATCGCCGAGAAGGGAGGGCGCATGGAGAAGCATCTGCTGCTGACGCGCTATGATGCGGGCCGCGCGGCGCGCGGTGAAATGTTGAATGTCGACGATGTGCTGGAAATTTTGTCCATCCCGCTGCTCGGCATCATTCCTGAGAGCGACGATGTTCTGCGCGCATCGAATGTCGGGACGCCCGTCACCCTTCACAGCGGGACGAGCGCGCCGTCGCGCGCTTATGCCGACGCCGCGAGGCGTCTGTGCGGCGCGGAAGTGCCGATGGACATACCGTCCGACAAGAAGGGACTTCTCGTCAGGCTCTTTGGCCGGAGGGCTGCATGA
- the minE gene encoding cell division topological specificity factor MinE, whose amino-acid sequence MKLFDFFNRRASAPVARERLQILLAHERASVSNSNLVALLHREVLAAVSKHIEIDPDKVEIKLREGDQVSLLEIDIEISATAPMRDALSEAAA is encoded by the coding sequence ATGAAACTGTTCGATTTCTTCAATCGCCGCGCATCGGCGCCGGTCGCGCGCGAGCGTCTGCAAATTCTACTCGCGCATGAGCGCGCGTCTGTGTCCAATTCCAATCTGGTCGCTCTCTTGCACAGGGAGGTGCTCGCCGCCGTCTCGAAGCATATCGAGATCGACCCGGACAAAGTGGAGATCAAGCTGCGCGAAGGCGATCAAGTGTCGCTGCTCGAGATCGACATAGAGATTTCGGCGACCGCGCCGATGCGTGACGCGCTTTCAGAAGCGGCTGCGTGA
- a CDS encoding prepilin-type N-terminal cleavage/methylation domain-containing protein — protein MRPPFARGAARRSGFSLLEMLAVLAIVALLGGMASQFTRRPSPRLRVESATRALCSGLRATRLRAIATASEQALTIDLRRRAFFSMAVAATALPEDAAIELAVSERQRAEPSRAAIVFFPHGGSSGGGLTIALSGARAEIAVNWLTGATRCAFH, from the coding sequence ATGAGGCCCCCTTTCGCCCGCGGCGCCGCACGCAGGAGCGGCTTCTCCTTGCTGGAGATGCTCGCCGTGCTGGCGATCGTGGCGCTGCTCGGCGGAATGGCCAGTCAATTCACCCGCCGGCCCTCGCCGCGCCTGCGCGTCGAGAGCGCGACGCGGGCGCTCTGCTCCGGGCTGCGGGCGACGCGTTTGCGGGCGATCGCCACCGCCAGCGAGCAGGCGCTGACGATAGACCTGCGTCGCAGAGCCTTCTTCTCGATGGCCGTCGCCGCGACGGCGCTGCCGGAAGACGCCGCGATCGAACTCGCCGTTTCCGAGCGCCAGCGAGCGGAGCCCTCGCGCGCGGCTATCGTCTTTTTTCCCCACGGCGGCTCTTCGGGAGGCGGACTGACGATCGCCCTTTCCGGCGCACGCGCCGAAATCGCCGTGAATTGGCTCACCGGAGCGACGAGATGCGCCTTCCATTAG
- a CDS encoding type II secretion system F family protein: MSIFRYRAYSSTGDLIEGDIEARSSEDAEDALWRRGLTPLSLRETRAGGKGSLLTLQLGARKPSPADIASFTREFATLEQADVPLDHSLRLLATQSATPALRALADEILRRVVDGASLSDALATRTDLFGPDYISIVRAGETMGKAAQALADMADILERRLEMRARIQSGLVYPALLIVLAIVSTSVVLGTLVPNIAPIFVDSGQPMPAGLQFVIDVSANWRWGVGAIALLTALAVTLRRYAAASPDFGVRFDRALLALPYAGPLSAKLQTARFAYTLGSSLKAGVPLLQGLESARAVLSDRYFSAELAKVIETVRGGGALSAALERVERLPPTTATMTRIGEEAGRLDDMLLRLASMFERQTQRSLERAVGLVTPTLTILIAAVVGGLVMTMMDAVLGINDLALR; the protein is encoded by the coding sequence ATGTCCATTTTTCGCTACCGCGCCTATTCGTCGACCGGCGACCTCATCGAGGGCGACATAGAGGCGCGCTCCAGCGAGGACGCCGAGGACGCATTGTGGCGGCGCGGGCTCACGCCCCTCTCGCTGCGCGAGACGCGCGCCGGCGGCAAGGGATCGCTGCTGACGTTGCAATTGGGCGCCCGCAAGCCTTCGCCGGCCGATATCGCCTCCTTCACGCGGGAATTCGCGACGCTGGAGCAGGCCGACGTTCCACTCGACCACAGCCTGCGGCTGCTGGCGACGCAGAGCGCCACGCCGGCGCTGCGCGCGCTGGCGGACGAAATCTTGCGGCGCGTCGTCGACGGCGCATCGCTGTCCGACGCTCTGGCGACACGGACCGATCTCTTCGGGCCCGATTACATCAGCATCGTGCGCGCCGGCGAAACCATGGGCAAGGCGGCGCAGGCGCTCGCCGACATGGCCGATATTCTGGAGCGCCGCCTCGAGATGCGCGCCCGCATTCAGAGCGGACTCGTCTATCCGGCGTTGCTCATCGTGCTGGCGATCGTCTCGACGTCCGTCGTGCTCGGCACGCTCGTCCCCAATATTGCGCCGATCTTCGTCGACAGCGGTCAACCCATGCCGGCCGGCCTGCAATTCGTCATCGACGTCTCGGCGAATTGGCGATGGGGCGTCGGCGCCATCGCGCTCCTCACCGCTCTCGCCGTCACGCTGCGGAGATACGCCGCGGCGAGCCCAGATTTCGGCGTGCGCTTCGATCGCGCTCTGCTCGCTCTGCCCTACGCCGGCCCGCTGAGCGCCAAATTGCAGACCGCGCGCTTCGCCTATACGCTCGGCTCCTCGCTGAAAGCCGGCGTGCCGCTGCTGCAGGGACTCGAGAGCGCACGCGCCGTGCTTTCGGACCGCTATTTCTCCGCGGAGCTCGCGAAAGTCATCGAGACGGTGCGCGGCGGCGGCGCGCTGAGCGCGGCGCTGGAGCGCGTCGAACGGCTTCCGCCGACGACGGCGACGATGACGCGCATCGGCGAAGAGGCCGGCCGGCTCGACGACATGCTGCTGCGCCTCGCCTCCATGTTCGAACGGCAGACGCAGCGAAGCCTCGAGCGCGCGGTCGGTCTCGTCACGCCGACCCTCACCATTCTCATCGCGGCCGTCGTCGGCGGCCTGGTGATGACGATGATGGACGCCGTTCTCGGCATCAATGATCTCGCCTTGCGATGA
- a CDS encoding type II secretion system protein J, with translation MKLPRRARGFTLIEALLSIALMSLIVGTIAGGFRLGKRVWETGRDYEGVQEVEEAAGALEAILSRAFPILLDKRDGAPTVAIEGRPDRIRLVTTSDGGADWGGPALTEIAASGDDLDVRSGVLRPEAWSRGAGGPTRSATALRGLAAFELAYFGAPEPNAAPVWTKNWVERMTAPKLVSVRLTAKRNGKLIDSSFVVRIRQNPL, from the coding sequence ATGAAGCTCCCACGCCGCGCCCGCGGCTTCACCCTGATCGAAGCGCTGCTCTCGATCGCGCTGATGTCGCTCATTGTCGGGACGATCGCCGGGGGCTTTCGTCTCGGCAAGCGCGTCTGGGAGACAGGTCGTGATTATGAGGGCGTCCAGGAGGTCGAGGAGGCCGCCGGCGCGCTCGAGGCCATTTTGTCCCGCGCTTTTCCCATTCTCCTCGATAAGAGGGATGGCGCGCCGACAGTCGCCATAGAGGGCCGCCCGGATCGTATTCGCCTCGTGACGACGAGCGACGGCGGCGCGGATTGGGGTGGCCCCGCGCTGACGGAGATCGCCGCTTCAGGCGACGATCTCGACGTACGCTCCGGCGTGCTGCGGCCGGAGGCGTGGAGCCGCGGAGCCGGCGGACCGACGCGCTCCGCGACCGCGCTGCGCGGCCTCGCTGCTTTCGAGCTCGCCTATTTCGGCGCGCCGGAGCCGAACGCGGCCCCCGTCTGGACGAAGAATTGGGTGGAGCGCATGACGGCGCCGAAGCTCGTGTCGGTGCGGCTGACGGCGAAGCGCAACGGCAAGCTCATCGACTCCTCCTTCGTCGTTCGCATTCGGCAAAATCCCCTATGA
- a CDS encoding ABC transporter permease, with protein MYAAQSETSEFREAFRRQRQVLLALMLRNIRTRFFGHGLGYLIAIAWPLLHTLMVIILMGANNRMAPVGESMVLFVATGAVPFQVQAYLSTFMMTSVLLNRPLFAFPEVKVLDALLASIVLEILSSCTVVLILIVIGWAAGENLMPRDIEQAACAYGASILLGVGMGFFNGTLALAVPIWAMIFALFRILLWLGSGTVFLPDNLPEPYRTMQSYNPIAQSIEWLRFAYYDGVGVGFLDRAYVLEFALGAIVMSLLLERMTRGHLLALR; from the coding sequence ATGTACGCCGCGCAGAGTGAAACATCGGAGTTCCGCGAGGCCTTTCGGCGCCAGCGGCAGGTGTTGCTCGCTTTGATGCTGCGCAACATCCGCACGCGATTTTTCGGTCACGGCCTCGGCTATCTGATCGCCATCGCCTGGCCGCTCCTGCACACTCTGATGGTCATCATTCTGATGGGCGCCAACAACCGCATGGCGCCCGTCGGGGAAAGCATGGTGCTTTTCGTGGCGACCGGAGCCGTGCCGTTTCAGGTGCAGGCCTATCTGTCCACATTCATGATGACATCCGTGCTCTTGAACCGGCCCCTCTTCGCCTTTCCGGAGGTCAAAGTGCTCGATGCGCTGCTCGCGAGCATCGTGCTGGAGATTCTCTCCTCCTGCACTGTCGTTCTGATCCTCATCGTCATCGGATGGGCGGCCGGCGAGAATCTGATGCCGCGAGATATCGAACAAGCGGCCTGCGCCTATGGCGCCTCGATACTTCTCGGCGTTGGCATGGGCTTCTTCAATGGCACGCTGGCGCTTGCCGTGCCGATATGGGCGATGATTTTCGCTCTGTTCCGCATTTTGCTGTGGCTGGGCTCTGGGACTGTTTTTCTGCCGGATAATCTGCCGGAGCCCTATCGCACGATGCAATCCTATAATCCGATTGCACAGTCGATCGAATGGCTACGATTCGCCTATTACGACGGAGTGGGAGTCGGCTTTCTGGACCGCGCTTACGTCTTGGAGTTCGCGCTCGGAGCGATTGTCATGAGCCTCCTGCTCGAACGTATGACTAGAGGCCATCTGCTGGCGTTGCGCTGA
- a CDS encoding PilN domain-containing protein — protein sequence MSSPSSIWRKEFFEGSLASSASRAWNWYRAEFFALFSPPTLAWLLDRGERRLLLRVGRQREPLQLLSADGHALADPVSAEELSASSIDEALERRGATRAATKIVVEIPREAFFVRRFDAPLAAQPDLPRLLASEVERKTPFLLADILHGHVAEPHPQSPSKLVVEQWILRRDLLPGLLDGSGLSVDDLDLAQPAPAGEAATSVPALTVGRAVEAPHWERKAALALAVVAIAFFVLGVAVTVWRQERDAAALDVEIAEMSRRAADARKLAEQAASESRLLATLREERAKYPAFVDLWEEVSRILPDGAFVSDLRLAEAREGERSIEIVGLADSAASLPALFDRSSLFVDAKLTAPITPDPIEKRESFSLQVTVRRRQ from the coding sequence ATGTCGTCGCCATCGTCCATCTGGCGCAAGGAGTTTTTCGAGGGCTCGCTCGCGAGCTCGGCGAGTCGCGCGTGGAATTGGTATCGCGCCGAATTTTTCGCGCTCTTCTCTCCCCCCACGCTCGCCTGGCTGCTCGATCGCGGCGAGCGCCGCCTGCTTCTGCGCGTCGGACGACAGCGCGAGCCGCTGCAATTGCTCTCCGCGGACGGACATGCGCTCGCCGATCCGGTCTCGGCGGAGGAGCTCTCGGCCTCTTCGATCGACGAAGCGCTGGAGCGTCGCGGCGCGACGCGCGCTGCGACGAAGATCGTCGTGGAAATTCCGCGCGAGGCGTTCTTCGTTCGGCGTTTCGACGCGCCGCTCGCCGCGCAGCCCGATCTGCCGCGCCTGCTCGCGTCGGAGGTCGAGCGCAAGACGCCGTTCCTCCTCGCGGATATTCTGCACGGGCATGTCGCGGAGCCCCATCCGCAATCGCCGAGCAAGCTCGTCGTCGAACAATGGATTTTACGGCGCGACCTGCTGCCCGGTCTGCTCGATGGCTCCGGTCTGTCTGTCGATGATCTCGACTTGGCGCAGCCTGCGCCCGCGGGCGAGGCCGCGACTAGTGTTCCCGCTCTCACCGTCGGCCGAGCCGTCGAGGCGCCGCATTGGGAGCGCAAAGCCGCATTGGCCCTGGCTGTCGTCGCAATCGCATTCTTCGTCCTCGGCGTCGCCGTCACAGTTTGGCGACAGGAGCGTGACGCCGCTGCGCTCGACGTCGAAATCGCCGAAATGTCGCGCCGCGCGGCCGATGCGCGCAAGCTCGCCGAGCAGGCCGCGTCCGAGAGCCGCCTGCTCGCCACGCTTCGCGAAGAGCGCGCGAAATATCCGGCCTTCGTCGATCTTTGGGAGGAAGTCTCGCGCATCCTGCCCGACGGCGCCTTCGTCTCCGATCTGCGTCTCGCGGAAGCGCGCGAGGGCGAGCGCTCCATCGAGATCGTCGGCCTCGCCGATTCCGCCGCGAGCCTTCCCGCCTTGTTCGATCGTTCTTCGCTCTTCGTCGACGCGAAGTTGACCGCGCCGATCACGCCTGATCCGATCGAGAAGCGCGAGAGCTTTTCGCTGCAAGTGACAGTGCGACGGCGCCAATGA
- a CDS encoding type II secretion system protein encodes MKAGAPSDRTGSKGSPACVARLSKARRSGFALIEALAAFLILTLVLGSLLQGVGGGARNESRGDFLLRATRQGRSQLEALGVAAPLIVGETSGRYADGLLWSLAIGPCRSAPDLGGLGETIGCFVGLTIRRPGDVAPGDILTLRTVKIDASRPQR; translated from the coding sequence ATGAAAGCTGGAGCGCCATCCGATCGCACTGGATCGAAGGGCTCTCCAGCGTGCGTCGCGCGCCTCTCGAAAGCCCGGCGCAGCGGCTTCGCGCTGATCGAGGCGCTCGCCGCCTTTTTGATCCTCACGCTGGTGCTGGGCAGCCTGCTCCAGGGAGTCGGCGGCGGCGCGCGCAACGAGAGCCGTGGCGATTTTCTGCTGCGCGCCACGCGACAGGGACGCTCGCAGTTGGAAGCGCTGGGCGTCGCGGCGCCGCTCATCGTCGGCGAGACCTCGGGACGCTATGCGGACGGGCTGCTCTGGTCGCTCGCGATCGGCCCCTGCCGGTCGGCCCCCGACCTCGGCGGCCTCGGCGAAACGATCGGCTGTTTCGTGGGGCTCACCATACGCCGGCCGGGCGATGTCGCGCCGGGCGACATTCTGACGCTTCGCACGGTCAAGATCGACGCGAGCAGGCCGCAGCGATGA
- a CDS encoding A24 family peptidase, whose amino-acid sequence MTARGEGGALAHVAWTALAGLAFVFLDSGQLGWWAAPTLVLFGALALAAVFDARYLVIPDGPLIILLLLGLAILPPDVHDAALRLAAAGCGYGALRAIDAAYRLLRGRAGLGLADAHLLGIAGLWLGPAALPGCLLIAVVSAFASALLAARDGALGNVAQPIPFGPHLALGFWLCWSLGPLEVG is encoded by the coding sequence TTGACCGCGCGAGGGGAGGGCGGCGCGCTGGCGCATGTCGCCTGGACAGCCCTCGCAGGGCTCGCCTTCGTCTTTCTCGATTCTGGGCAACTCGGTTGGTGGGCGGCGCCGACGCTCGTCTTGTTCGGCGCGCTGGCGCTCGCCGCTGTGTTCGACGCGCGCTATCTCGTGATTCCCGATGGTCCGCTGATCATTCTGTTGCTGCTCGGCCTAGCGATCCTGCCGCCGGATGTTCACGACGCCGCGCTGCGCCTCGCGGCGGCGGGCTGCGGCTATGGGGCGTTGCGCGCGATCGATGCAGCCTATCGGCTGCTGCGGGGGCGCGCCGGCCTCGGCCTCGCCGACGCCCATCTGCTGGGAATCGCGGGCCTGTGGCTGGGGCCCGCGGCTTTGCCCGGCTGTCTGCTCATCGCGGTCGTCTCGGCGTTCGCTTCGGCGCTTTTGGCGGCGCGTGACGGCGCGCTCGGCAATGTGGCTCAGCCCATACCCTTCGGTCCCCATCTCGCGCTCGGCTTCTGGCTGTGTTGGAGCCTCGGGCCGCTCGAGGTGGGATGA
- a CDS encoding heme-binding protein encodes MKIIEKLTLAGALIALSATTASAHDRRNSCSNLPSWSQLRSALTGARGVTGNNGLGLHMWATIVANDGTVCAVAFTGGDYKSQWLASRVISAQKANTANGLSLSKGVTPSGSAVGLAGLALSTANLYSAVQPGGSLFGLQFSNPVDPDAAYEQKNGRPADPATFGQQNDPMVGDAIGGVNVFGGGLALYAPNGVKIGAIGVSGDTSCTDHAVAWRARHSLNLDYLSGVGGVSGDATKPDNIVFDITAGVSTSGWGHPNCAGVGNGTPVLSTLPAVQ; translated from the coding sequence ATGAAAATCATCGAGAAACTGACGCTCGCCGGAGCTTTGATCGCGCTGTCGGCGACGACCGCCTCGGCTCATGACCGTCGCAACTCTTGCTCGAATCTGCCGTCGTGGTCGCAGTTGCGTTCGGCCCTGACCGGCGCGCGCGGCGTGACCGGCAATAATGGGCTCGGCTTGCACATGTGGGCGACGATCGTCGCCAATGATGGAACGGTCTGCGCCGTCGCCTTCACCGGCGGCGACTATAAGAGCCAATGGCTCGCGAGCCGCGTGATCTCGGCGCAAAAGGCCAACACAGCCAACGGCCTCAGCCTGAGCAAAGGCGTGACGCCGAGCGGCAGCGCCGTGGGATTGGCCGGCCTCGCGCTCTCGACCGCCAATCTCTATTCGGCGGTGCAGCCGGGCGGCAGCCTGTTCGGCCTGCAGTTCAGCAATCCGGTCGATCCGGACGCGGCCTATGAGCAGAAGAACGGCCGGCCGGCCGATCCGGCGACCTTCGGCCAGCAGAATGATCCGATGGTCGGCGACGCGATCGGCGGCGTCAACGTCTTCGGCGGCGGCCTTGCGCTCTATGCGCCGAATGGCGTCAAAATCGGAGCCATCGGCGTGAGCGGCGACACGTCCTGCACGGACCATGCGGTCGCGTGGAGAGCGCGTCACAGCCTCAATCTGGATTATCTGTCCGGCGTCGGCGGCGTGAGCGGCGATGCGACGAAGCCCGACAATATCGTTTTCGATATCACGGCCGGGGTCAGCACTAGCGGTTGGGGTCATCCCAATTGCGCCGGCGTGGGCAATGGCACGCCGGTTCTCAGCACTCTGCCCGCGGTCCAATGA
- a CDS encoding GspE/PulE family protein, whose amino-acid sequence MTDGVFSRETPPRPSAQSGALLEEFGAYLLRESVVDELALQRSQRAARQSGERFDHVLTKLGLVSENDLCIHLGNFLQIPVMSAEETPGEPVLEARIPKKFIRANGILPLAATGERLTLAVTDPLDNGPMEALAYSTGLALDLRIATPALFEKAWASLYGDRSDGSTLVEADIRADDASDFDLQRLRDIANEAPVIRRVNQIVGGAIEARASDIHIEPGLDAVQVRYRIDGALRTVDTLPPGLKAAITSRIKIMARLDIAERRLPQDGRIKLAVRGVDIDFRVSTIPTAHGESIVLRILDRSQVALDFDALGFEPGVIASLRKVMRSPNGIVLVTGPTGSGKTTTLYTALKELANPEVKVFTVEDPIEYQLAGVNQVQVQPAIGLDFPSSLRAMLRQDPDIIMIGEIRDAETAKIAIQASLTGHLVFSTLHTNSAVGSITRLIDMGVEPYLIASTVKAIMAQRLVRRLCRSCSRPLPERATWRSRLAGEGFAREPERLGAPVGCPSCRQTGYAGRSTIAEMLIMNEPMRRLVCEAAPEATMTAAAREAGMTTMYQCGMGKAWRGETSVDEVLRVTQID is encoded by the coding sequence ATGACCGATGGCGTATTTTCACGCGAGACGCCGCCCCGGCCGAGCGCCCAGAGCGGCGCGCTGCTGGAGGAGTTCGGCGCCTATCTGCTTCGTGAGAGCGTCGTCGACGAGCTGGCCCTGCAACGCTCGCAAAGGGCGGCGCGCCAGAGCGGCGAACGTTTCGACCATGTGTTGACGAAGCTCGGCCTCGTCTCGGAAAACGATCTCTGCATTCATCTCGGCAATTTCCTGCAGATTCCCGTGATGTCCGCGGAGGAGACGCCGGGCGAGCCGGTGCTCGAGGCGCGAATTCCGAAAAAATTCATCCGCGCCAACGGCATTCTCCCGCTCGCGGCGACCGGCGAGCGGCTCACCCTGGCGGTGACCGATCCGCTGGACAACGGCCCCATGGAGGCGCTCGCCTATTCCACGGGCCTCGCGCTCGATCTGCGCATCGCGACGCCGGCTTTGTTCGAAAAGGCCTGGGCCAGCCTCTATGGCGATCGCTCCGACGGCTCCACCCTCGTCGAGGCCGACATAAGGGCCGACGACGCCAGCGACTTCGATCTGCAACGGTTGCGCGACATCGCCAATGAGGCGCCGGTCATTCGCCGCGTCAATCAGATCGTCGGCGGAGCGATCGAGGCGCGCGCCTCCGACATTCATATCGAGCCCGGGCTCGACGCGGTGCAAGTGCGCTATCGCATCGACGGCGCGCTGCGCACGGTCGACACGCTGCCGCCGGGCCTCAAAGCCGCCATCACCTCGCGCATAAAAATCATGGCGCGGCTCGACATCGCCGAGCGGCGGCTGCCGCAGGACGGCCGCATCAAGCTCGCGGTGCGCGGCGTCGATATCGATTTTCGCGTCTCGACCATTCCGACGGCGCATGGCGAGAGCATCGTGCTTCGCATTCTCGACCGCAGCCAGGTCGCGCTCGACTTCGACGCGCTCGGCTTCGAGCCAGGCGTCATCGCCTCGCTGCGCAAGGTGATGCGCAGCCCCAATGGCATCGTGCTCGTCACCGGCCCGACCGGCAGCGGCAAGACGACGACGCTGTACACTGCGCTCAAGGAGCTCGCCAATCCGGAGGTGAAGGTGTTCACCGTCGAAGACCCCATCGAATATCAGCTCGCCGGCGTCAATCAGGTGCAGGTGCAGCCGGCGATCGGCCTCGATTTTCCATCGAGCCTGCGCGCCATGCTGCGCCAAGACCCGGACATCATCATGATCGGCGAGATCCGCGACGCCGAGACGGCGAAGATCGCCATACAAGCGTCATTGACGGGTCATCTCGTCTTCTCGACGCTGCACACCAATAGCGCCGTCGGCTCGATCACGCGCCTCATCGACATGGGCGTCGAGCCCTATCTCATCGCCTCGACGGTCAAGGCGATCATGGCGCAGCGTCTGGTGCGGCGCTTGTGCCGCTCCTGCAGCCGCCCGCTGCCCGAGCGCGCGACTTGGCGCAGCCGGCTCGCCGGCGAAGGCTTCGCGCGCGAGCCGGAGCGGCTCGGCGCGCCGGTCGGCTGTCCCTCCTGCCGGCAGACCGGCTACGCCGGGCGCTCGACGATCGCAGAAATGCTCATCATGAACGAGCCCATGCGGCGGCTCGTCTGCGAGGCCGCTCCCGAGGCGACGATGACGGCGGCGGCGCGCGAGGCCGGCATGACGACGATGTATCAATGCGGCATGGGCAAGGCCTGGCGCGGCGAGACCAGCGTCGACGAAGTGCTGCGCGTGACGCAGATCGATTGA
- the minC gene encoding septum site-determining protein MinC, whose translation MTQPSTHIRFRGRSFPVLALEPDAPIAGWIERLDACLEHSPSFFSRKAIVVDVSKLGLDRDSVAELVDLLSGRSVRIMGLTGVDPSWACDDLPPILTNGHSIATSDALGEGGEPIATLTPNERAAFEAIAQTLGGGEPAASASSVDPEPERNIAPLVVETPVRSGQSIFHPEGDVIVIGSVSSGADVIAGGSVHVYGTVRGRIMAGAYGESRARIFCRRLEAELLAVGGFYMTADEIRDDVRGRAVHARLEDETIKITKLD comes from the coding sequence TTGACCCAACCTTCGACTCACATTCGTTTTCGTGGCCGATCCTTTCCGGTCCTCGCCCTCGAGCCGGACGCGCCGATCGCCGGATGGATCGAGCGGCTCGACGCCTGTCTCGAACATTCTCCGTCTTTCTTCTCCCGCAAGGCGATCGTCGTCGACGTGTCCAAGCTCGGCCTCGATCGCGACAGCGTGGCGGAACTCGTCGATCTGCTATCCGGGCGGAGCGTTCGCATCATGGGGTTGACCGGCGTCGATCCCTCCTGGGCTTGCGACGACCTGCCGCCGATTCTCACCAACGGCCACTCGATCGCCACCAGTGACGCTCTCGGGGAGGGCGGCGAGCCTATCGCGACGCTGACACCGAACGAGCGTGCGGCCTTCGAGGCGATCGCGCAGACTCTCGGCGGCGGAGAGCCCGCCGCGTCGGCGTCGAGCGTCGATCCCGAGCCGGAGAGAAACATCGCTCCGCTCGTCGTCGAAACGCCGGTGCGCTCGGGTCAATCGATTTTCCATCCGGAGGGCGACGTGATCGTGATCGGCTCGGTCTCTTCCGGCGCAGATGTGATCGCCGGCGGCTCTGTCCACGTATATGGAACCGTGCGCGGACGCATCATGGCCGGCGCCTATGGCGAATCGCGCGCGCGCATCTTCTGCCGCCGCCTCGAGGCGGAGCTTCTCGCGGTCGGCGGTTTCTATATGACGGCCGATGAAATTCGAGACGATGTGCGCGGACGAGCGGTCCATGCTCGGCTCGAGGACGAAACGATCAAAATCACCAAACTCGATTGA